A single window of Nematostella vectensis chromosome 4, jaNemVect1.1, whole genome shotgun sequence DNA harbors:
- the LOC116620728 gene encoding cytochrome P450 1A1, whose amino-acid sequence MSLIFRDFSPHFVSNKCAVEMSMRALLNDVETLNLRTSNALNSLLGKFESFSQNRTSLDPRGPALECISDFVMGHAFGNTISRCFFHEARAVLKESLSFIDIAFVGSCMDYVGFMRSINKNQIDKTVTDVTRLREFVTKVYNVHKSSMLQTSDYRTSLALRLRQLKDTIPEKQYSFAGLTTGDGLELDEEMIVSLLTDITFSAYEKISTALLWCIARLAESLPLQMELQDNLDQLGQEKLSLNDKPRYPLLDAFISETLRTSCIMPFGLPRRTVRETTICGINIPKDTTVLLNLWSCAYDPKVYKNPELFNPKRFLTEDVNGKTQIRCPSFPAFSAGHRRCLGDTLSRSVLFFLVGGMLQNYSMELEDESMKSNLEGKYALTLRPKRYKINLQKRIKNFDKRH is encoded by the coding sequence atgtcaTTGATATTCCGGGACTTTTCACCGCATTTCGTAAGCAACAAGTGCGCTGTGGAAATGTCAATGCGAGCACTTCTAAACGATGTGGAAACGCTAAATCTGAGAACATCAAATGCGTTGAATTCATTGCTGGGGAAGTTCGAGTCGTTTTCGCAGAACCGTACTTCCCTAGATCCTCGTGGTCCCGCGTTGGAGTGTATTTCCGATTTCGTTATGGGCCACGCGTTTGGCAATACAATCTCACGGTGCTTCTTTCACGAGGCGCGCGCAGTCTTAAAGGAATCGCTGTCATTCATCGACATCGCATTTGTTGGCAGTTGTATGGATTATGTTGGATTTATGCGCTCCATCAACAAAAATCAAATCGACAAAACAGTAACTGACGTAACTAGACTTAGAGAATTCGTCACCAAAGTGTACAACGTCCACAAGTCTTCCATGCTACAAACAAGCGACTATCGGACAAGTTTAGCGCTGCGCTTGCGGCAATTGAAGGACACCATTCCAGAAAAACAGTATTCCTTCGCCGGGTTAACTACAGGTGACGGTTTGGAGCTTGATGAGGAAATGATTGTTTCGTTATTGACCGATATAACATTTAGTGCTTACGAGAAAATCTCCACCGCATTGCTTTGGTGCATAGCCCGTCTTGCCGAGAGTCTTCCTCTCCAGATGGAGCTACAAGACAATTTGGACCAGCTCGGCCAGGAAAAACTGTCACTTAACGACAAACCGAGATACCCTCTTCTTGATGCTTTCATTTCGGAAACTTTACGTACTAGCTGTATTATGCCATTCGGGCTACCGCGGAGAACGGTTAGGGAAACTACAATCTGTGGAATAAACATTCCGAAAGACACCACTGTGCTATTGAACCTATGGTCTTGTGCCTATGACCCAAAAGTCTACAAAAATCCAGAGTTATTCAACCCAAAACGCTTTCTCACTGAGGACGTCAATGGAAAAACACAGATTAGATGTCCTTCATTCCCCGCCTTCTCGGCCGGACACAGGCGATGTTTAGGAGATACGCTTTCAAGGAGTGTTCTGTTTTTTCTCGTTGGTGGAATGTTGCAGAATTATTCGATGGAACTTGAAGATGAAAGTATGAAAAGCAATTTGGAAGGAAAATACGCACTCACTCTACGACCAAAAAGATACAAAATTAATTTGCAAAAGCGAATAAAGAATTTTGATAAACGACATTGA
- the LOC5516546 gene encoding E3 ubiquitin-protein ligase MIB1-like, producing the protein MDLVGYRVIRGPDWKWGKQDGGEGHLGTVRNFESNQEVVVVWDNGTAANYRCSGVYDLRIYDSSPTGIKHDGTMCDGCRMQPIFGMRWKCAECGNYDLCSTCYHGDKHHLRHRFYRINQPGAERILVEARRKSKKVTVRGIFPGARVVRGVDWQWEDQDGGPGRRGKVTEVQDWSANSPRSAAYIIWDNGTKNLYRVGFEGMSDLKVISDAKGGSLYRDHLPLLGDNRPGSQTAAQGLQIGDQVTVDLDLEIVQSLQHGHGGWTDGMYETLTTTGSVVGIDEDHDIVVLYPTGNRWTFNPAVLTKARTISSAESTAASSESLVASSPALASISNASGSSSQFSVGDLVQICTDMDKVKSSQRGHGEWAEAMLSTLGKIGRVQQIYHDNDLKVEICGTSWTYNPACVTKVASTGDNANLGAATGERLSALLKKLFETHVSGDSVEELVKAAANGDVQIVEEVLAKTDTDVDGVFAGHTALQAASQNGHEEVVRVLIRSKADLEKEDKDGDRAIHHAAFGDESAVLEQLVRAGADLNARNKRRQSPLHVAVNKGHIGVVKTLITLCAHPSLQDSEGDTPLHDAISKKRDDMVTMLLEASADVSIANNNGFNALHHAALRGNPSAMRILLTNLPRPWIVNEKKDDGYTALHLAALNNHVEVAELLVKQGKSNKEVQNANLQTPLHLAVERQHTQVVRLLVREGCKLDVPDKDGDTPLHEALRHHTLSQLRQLQDMQDVGKLLMGLGTQGTDKKSSASIALFLAANGADLTIKNSKGQTPLDLCPDPNLCKALAKCRKERGSNNNLRMTKNDQSEEALDECMVCSDNKRDTLFGPCGHVATCSLCSPRVKKCLMCKEPVQSRTKIEECMVCSEKKSQLLFKPCNHMVACEGCGSLMKKCIQCRENITETLPFIVCCGGQAPPPLSERGECKQEITNQELSQLQQQLQDMKEQTMCPVCMDRRKNLIFLCGHGTCQLCGDRMQECPMCRKTVERRILLF; encoded by the exons ATGGACCTAGTAGGGTACAGAGTTATTCGGGGGCCTGATTGGAAGTGGGGGAAACAGGATGGAGGCGAGGGACACTTGGGAACTGTGCGAAATTTCGAGAGTAATCAAGAGGTCGTCGTAGTTTGGGATAACGGGACGGCAGCGAACTATCGCTGTTCCGGGGTTTACGATCTGCGAATCTACGACTCTAGTCCAACTG GGATTAAGCATGATGGGACCATGTGTGATGGCTGCCGCATGCAGCCCATATTTGGAATGCGGTGGAAGTGTGCTGAATGTGGAAACTACGACCTTTGCTCAACGTGTTACCATGGTGATAAACACCACTTACGACACAGATTTTATCGAATAAATCAGCCAGGTGCCGAAAG AATCCTTGTTGAAGCAAGAAGGAAAAGCAAAAAGGTGACAGTGCGGGGGATTTTCCCTGGTGCCAGAGTTGTGCGAGGAGTCGACTGGCAATGGGAGGACCAAGATG GGGGGCCAGGAAGACGTGGTAAAGTCACAGAAGTCCAGGACTGGAGTGCTAACAGTCCTCGAAGTGCTGCTTACATCATATGGGATAATGGTACCAAGAACTTGTACCGAGTTGGCTTTGAAGGGATG TCGGACCTGAAGGTGATCAGTGACGCAAAGGGAGGATCTCTTTACAGAGACCATTTGCCTCTTCTAG gtGATAATCGACCAGGAAGCCAAACAGCAGCACAAGGCTTGCAGATTGGTGACCAGGTCACTGTTGATCTGGACCTTGAAATTGTCCAGTCACTGCAGCATGGTCATGGTGGCTGGACAGACGGCATGTATGAG ACCCTGACGACTACTGGGTCCGTTGTTGGTATTGATGAGGACCATGACATTGTTGTGCTTTATCCAACCGGAAACAG ATGGACCTTCAATCCAGCGGTGTTGACCAAAGCAAGGACCATATCAAGTGCTGAGAGTACTGCTGCCAGCTCTGAGTCACTCGTAGCTTCGTCGCCTGCTCTGGCTTCCATATCAAATGCCAGTGGCTCTTCTTCACAGTTCTCTGTGGGCGACCTGGTACAGATTTGCACTGATATGGACAAAGTCAAGTCTTCCCAGCGTGGTCATGGAGAGTGGGCAGAAGCGATGCTTTCG ACACTTGGTAAAATTGGCAGAGTGCAGCAGATCTACCATGACAATGACCTTAAG GTCGAGATTTGTGGCACCTCATGGACATACAACCCTGCATGTGTGACCAAGGTGGCCTCGACTGGCGACAATGCTAATCTTGGTGCTGCCACTGGAG AGCGACTGTCAGCCCTTCTTAAGAAGCTTTTTGAGACTCATGTATCTGGGGACTCGGTAGAGGAGCTTGTCAAAGCCGCAGCTAATGGTGATGTACAGATTGTAGAGGAAGTCCTGGCCAAGACTGACACTGAT GTTGATGGAGTGTTTGCGGGTCACACTGCTTTACAAGCTGCCAGTCAGAATGGTCACGAGGAAGTCGTCCGCGTACTGATCAGGAGTAAAGCTGATCTCGAAAAAGAG GATAAAGATGGTGACCGAGCCATCCACCATGCGGCATTCGGCGATGAATCTGCTGTCCTTGAACAACTTGTGCGCGCAGGCGCAGATCTAAATGCGCGAAACAAACGCCGCCAATCACCGTTACACGTAGCTGTCAATAAAGGTCACATAGGCGTGGTCAAGACACTGATTACCCTGTgtgcacatccaagtctcCAG GACTCCGAAGGGGATACCCCATTACATGACGCCATTTCTAAGAAGCGTGACGACATGGTGACGATGCTCCTGGAGGCGAGTGCTGACGTCAGTATTGCCAATAACAACGGTTTCAACGCATTACACCACGCAGCTCTCCGTGGGAACCCTAG TGCCATGCGGATACTGTTGACAAATTTACCGCGGCCGTGGATTGTGAACGAGAAAAAGGATGATGGGTACACAGCGCTGCACCTCGCGGCACTCAACAACCACGTCGAGGTCGCTGAGCTACTCGTCAAACAG GGTAAAAGCAACAAAGAGGTGCAAAATGCTAATTTACAGACGCCTCTCCACCTAGCCGTAGAGAGACAACACACGCAAGTCGTACGG CTGTTGGTGCGTGAAGGCTGTAAGCTGGACGTCCCAGATAAGGATGGGGATACACCCCTCCACGAGGCCTTACGGCACCACACCCTGTCCCAGCTGAGGCAGCTACAAGACATGCAGGACGTGGGCAAG TTATTGATGGGTCTTGGCACACAAGGAACTGACAAGAAAAGCAGCGCTTCCATCGCCCTCTTCCTTGCCGCGAATGGCGCCGATCTGACCATCAAAAACAGCAAGGGACAGACACCACTCGATCTCTGCCCGGACCCCAACCTGTGCAAGGCGCTGGCCAAGTGCCGCAAGGAAAGAGG GTCTAATAATAACTTGAGAATGACGAAGAATGACCAGAGCGAGGAAGCGCTTGATGAGTGCATGGTGTGTTCGGATAACAAGCGAGACACGCTGTTTGGGCCGTGCGGTCACGTGGCCACTTGCTCTCTTTGTTCGCCTCGAGTCAAGAAGTGTCTGATGTGTAAGGAGCCCGTGCAGTCACGAACCAAG ATCGAGGAGTGCATGGTCTGCTCAGAGAAGAAGTCTCAGCTGCTTTTCAAACCATGTAACCACATGGTCGCGTGCGAAG GGTGTGGTTCGCTAATGAAGAAGTGTATCCAGTGTCGTGAAAACATCACTGAGACTCTTCCGTTCATCGTCTGTTGTGGGGGACAAG ctCCACCGCCTCTAAGCGAGCGAGGCGAGTGTAAGCAAGAAATCACCAACCAAGAGTTGTCACAGCTACAGCAACAGCTGCAAGATATGAAGGAGCAG ACTATGTGTCCGGTCTGTATGGACCGACGCAAAAATCTGATTTTCCTGTGTGGGCACGGAACCTGTCAACTGTGCGGGGACCGCATGCAAGAGTGCCCCATGTGCCGTAAGACCGTGGAGCGCCGGATCCTGCTCTTTTGA